One region of Priestia megaterium genomic DNA includes:
- a CDS encoding PrpR N-terminal domain-containing protein has protein sequence MEVLAIAPYNGLKELMITLGEKEEFELQVEIGDLEEGLTLAKDAIHNGIDIIISRGGTAELIQRELTIPVVEIEVSGYDMLRVLTLAKGYPGKKAIVGFSPISEGASTICEILDINMSAYKVKSEKEIEPILVQLQQDGYTNIIGDAITVKIAEKLGLNGILLTSGKESVLKSFQNAKKIYGFLSSFKKNYLMSYDIIQHEMEGIVVYNSTSQAIFSNPYFNKNFIDSFKQNLNVEEAVKTVCNTGSFETVFSRDDDFWTVKGYPLETSHSKLIMFRINQYKSNENQGIDGISIVSLQNEASSASNLTTIVTKNERMQGVLKAATIYANTEEPVWISGEEGTGKERLAKLIHVNSERREYPLLIIDCEVLSKAQWARLLDKSSYDDLLAHNPHGSVILNNIDFLELDTQKQLASYLKKNSTTCRFITLSRKSIEYLTETQRFDQELYYLLASLTLDLPSLTERKEDIESLALFFIGEYNIKFGKQIVGIRSDANENLKNFEWTGNIKQLKQIIKESVLLAEGAFLELHDLKKVISTIRVTSDNQEIDLNGTLEEIERKIIKRIWLEEGMNQTKTAERLGINRTTLWRKLK, from the coding sequence ATGGAAGTACTGGCTATCGCTCCTTATAACGGTTTAAAAGAGCTAATGATTACCCTAGGAGAAAAAGAAGAATTCGAGTTGCAAGTAGAGATAGGTGATTTAGAAGAAGGCCTGACTCTTGCTAAAGATGCAATACATAATGGCATAGATATCATCATCAGTCGAGGAGGAACGGCGGAACTCATCCAAAGAGAGTTGACTATCCCGGTTGTTGAAATTGAAGTTTCTGGTTACGATATGCTTCGCGTGCTGACGCTTGCTAAGGGTTACCCAGGAAAAAAAGCAATTGTTGGGTTCTCTCCTATTTCAGAAGGAGCTTCTACAATTTGTGAAATACTAGATATCAATATGTCTGCATACAAAGTCAAAAGCGAGAAAGAAATCGAGCCTATTTTAGTTCAATTACAGCAAGATGGATATACAAATATTATTGGAGATGCCATTACGGTAAAAATAGCTGAAAAGCTTGGACTCAATGGTATATTGCTGACTTCTGGAAAAGAAAGTGTTTTAAAATCTTTTCAAAATGCAAAGAAAATATATGGATTTCTTTCGTCTTTCAAAAAAAATTACTTGATGTCTTATGATATTATTCAACATGAAATGGAAGGAATTGTTGTATACAATTCAACGTCTCAAGCTATTTTTTCTAATCCTTATTTTAATAAGAATTTTATTGACAGCTTTAAACAAAACCTCAATGTAGAAGAGGCTGTAAAGACTGTATGTAACACAGGTTCTTTTGAAACAGTCTTTAGTAGGGATGATGACTTTTGGACAGTAAAAGGATATCCTCTGGAAACCTCACATTCAAAATTGATTATGTTTCGCATTAATCAATATAAGTCCAATGAAAATCAAGGTATAGATGGAATCTCAATTGTGTCTTTACAAAACGAAGCAAGCTCTGCAAGTAACCTTACTACTATCGTCACAAAAAATGAGAGAATGCAAGGTGTTTTAAAAGCTGCAACTATTTATGCTAATACGGAAGAACCTGTATGGATTAGCGGTGAAGAAGGAACTGGAAAAGAACGACTAGCAAAGCTTATTCATGTTAATAGTGAAAGACGTGAATATCCACTGCTTATTATAGATTGTGAAGTTCTCTCAAAAGCACAGTGGGCGCGCCTTCTAGACAAAAGTTCCTATGATGATTTATTAGCCCATAATCCGCATGGAAGCGTTATTTTAAACAATATAGATTTTTTAGAATTGGATACTCAAAAACAATTAGCGAGTTATTTAAAAAAGAATTCAACTACGTGCCGTTTTATAACTTTATCGCGTAAAAGTATCGAATACTTAACTGAAACACAGCGTTTTGATCAAGAGTTGTATTATTTATTAGCTAGTTTAACCTTGGATCTTCCTTCATTAACAGAAAGAAAAGAAGATATCGAAAGCTTAGCTCTTTTCTTTATCGGAGAATACAATATAAAATTCGGCAAGCAAATCGTAGGGATACGTAGCGATGCAAACGAAAACTTAAAGAATTTTGAATGGACTGGTAATATAAAGCAGCTAAAACAGATTATTAAAGAGAGTGTACTATTAGCTGAAGGGGCTTTTTTAGAGCTTCATGATCTAAAGAAAGTAATAAGTACCATTCGCGTTACAAGTGACAATCAGGAAATTGATTTAAACGGAACGTTAGAAGAAATCGAACGAAAAATCATAAAAAGAATATGGTTAGAAGAGGGTATGAATCAAACAAAGACAGCTGAAAGGTTAGGTATAAATCGAACCACTCTGTGGCGGAAACTAAAATAA
- a CDS encoding four-carbon acid sugar kinase family protein, translated as MKISVISDDLTGASDCGGQLVRYGLDVSVVLTNDNSNLSKKEAFIFNTDSRAVSGKEAYERVKNVCERIQGETFDVIYKKIDSTMRGNIGQEINAVYDVFQPDFVFIAPAFPNAGRQVINGVHFLNQKRLDETEVANDPKTPVKDSLIARLVKNQAQKEVGHLSYKDLHAGYEFIFKKLKAYKNQNISYITVDSIHESDLKCLVETIKKTEFSVVWSGSSGLINYLPQAYGLQPSTKKVSFLRNDQPVLFVIGSVSKVGRNQLNQLLLYSDTISVEMNPSKIILDGVSRQKEIDQVIERALTFLKTGKSIALFSSEEVKETQEIGKKQGYSAIEISDYISMAMGEVAVDLINQCTITNLFLTGGDTAQQVLSQLQVHRLHLVDEVEPGIPLGKLDYKREIFAVTKAGSFGTDVAMLKAKSKLQGKKDVWEPSVRLSK; from the coding sequence ATGAAAATATCCGTTATTTCTGATGATTTAACAGGCGCAAGTGATTGCGGAGGACAATTAGTTCGTTATGGGTTAGATGTTTCTGTTGTTTTAACCAATGACAATAGTAATTTAAGTAAAAAAGAAGCTTTTATATTTAATACGGATAGCCGCGCTGTTTCAGGGAAAGAGGCTTACGAAAGAGTTAAAAACGTTTGTGAAAGAATTCAAGGTGAAACATTTGATGTTATTTACAAAAAAATTGACTCCACAATGAGAGGCAATATCGGACAAGAAATTAATGCTGTGTACGACGTATTTCAACCTGATTTTGTTTTTATCGCTCCAGCCTTTCCAAACGCCGGAAGACAAGTGATTAACGGCGTACATTTTCTGAATCAAAAACGTTTAGATGAAACTGAAGTAGCGAACGATCCTAAAACTCCCGTAAAGGATTCTTTAATTGCCCGACTGGTTAAAAACCAAGCGCAAAAGGAAGTGGGCCATCTTTCGTACAAAGATCTTCATGCAGGATATGAATTTATCTTCAAAAAGCTTAAAGCATACAAAAATCAAAACATTTCATACATCACAGTAGATTCAATTCATGAATCAGATCTTAAATGTCTCGTTGAAACGATAAAAAAGACGGAATTTTCTGTTGTATGGTCCGGTTCAAGCGGGTTAATTAACTATTTACCTCAAGCTTATGGACTACAGCCATCCACAAAGAAAGTCAGTTTTCTAAGAAATGATCAACCTGTGCTATTTGTTATTGGAAGCGTAAGTAAAGTTGGAAGAAATCAGCTGAACCAACTATTACTATACTCTGACACCATTAGTGTAGAAATGAACCCATCAAAAATCATTTTAGACGGTGTTTCCAGACAAAAAGAAATAGATCAGGTAATAGAGAGGGCTTTAACATTTCTGAAAACAGGAAAAAGTATTGCTTTATTCTCTTCAGAAGAAGTAAAAGAAACACAAGAGATTGGTAAAAAACAAGGCTATAGCGCTATTGAAATAAGTGACTATATTTCAATGGCCATGGGAGAAGTAGCTGTAGATCTAATTAATCAATGTACTATTACTAATCTTTTTCTTACAGGAGGAGACACGGCTCAACAAGTGTTAAGTCAATTACAGGTTCATAGACTTCATTTGGTTGACGAAGTGGAGCCTGGTATACCGCTTGGCAAGTTAGATTATAAAAGAGAGATTTTTGCTGTAACGAAAGCAGGAAGTTTTGGTACAGATGTAGCTATGCTTAAAGCTAAGTCGAAGCTGCAGGGGAAAAAAGATGTTTGGGAACCCTCTGTAAGATTAAGCAAATAA
- a CDS encoding NADP-dependent glyceraldehyde-3-phosphate dehydrogenase — MTTTVLNVSTYSFYLNGEWKESKSGQTIDIVSPYRHDVIGKVQAITKEEVDEAVHAAQKAQKEWAETSLQDRAKYLYKWADELVKMQSEIAEIIMREVGKSLKDARNEVVRTADFIRYTVEEALHMNGESMKGDSFPGGSKSKVAIVERVPLGVVLAIPPFNYPVNLSAAKLAPALISGNAVIFKPATQGAISGIKMIEALDQAGIPQGLVNVVTGRGSVIGDYLVEHKGINMISFTGGTNTGTQLAKKAGMIPLVLELGGKDPGIVCEDADLQEAAKHIISGAFSYSGQRCTAIKRVLVHEKVANELVDILKEEVHKLSVGSPEDGCTIVPLIDSKAADFIQILIADALGKGAEVVTGNKREGNLIYPTLLDDVNDTMRVAWEEPFGPVLPIIRVASDQEAIDIANESEFGLQASVFTKDINKAFSIANKMEVGSVQINGRTERGPDHFPFIGVKGSGMGAQGIRKSIESMTREKVTVLNLQ; from the coding sequence ATGACAACAACGGTTTTAAATGTATCAACTTATTCTTTTTATCTTAACGGTGAGTGGAAAGAAAGCAAATCAGGGCAGACGATCGATATTGTTTCTCCATACCGTCATGATGTGATTGGAAAAGTGCAGGCTATCACAAAAGAAGAAGTCGATGAAGCGGTACATGCCGCACAGAAAGCTCAGAAGGAGTGGGCGGAAACTTCTCTGCAAGACCGTGCCAAATATTTATATAAGTGGGCAGATGAGCTGGTAAAAATGCAGAGTGAAATTGCCGAAATTATTATGAGAGAAGTTGGAAAAAGCTTAAAAGATGCAAGGAATGAAGTCGTGCGCACAGCTGATTTTATTCGCTATACAGTTGAAGAAGCCCTTCATATGAATGGAGAAAGCATGAAAGGAGATAGTTTTCCTGGAGGTTCTAAGTCTAAAGTTGCCATTGTTGAACGCGTGCCTTTAGGCGTGGTACTTGCGATTCCTCCATTTAATTATCCGGTAAATTTGTCAGCTGCTAAGCTTGCGCCTGCGCTTATTTCAGGAAATGCAGTTATCTTCAAACCCGCAACGCAAGGAGCGATCAGCGGTATTAAGATGATTGAAGCTCTTGATCAAGCAGGTATTCCACAAGGACTTGTAAACGTCGTAACGGGTCGCGGATCTGTAATTGGTGATTACTTGGTTGAACATAAAGGCATTAACATGATTTCGTTTACCGGAGGAACAAATACGGGTACTCAGTTAGCTAAAAAGGCAGGCATGATTCCTCTTGTACTAGAACTTGGAGGAAAAGACCCGGGTATTGTATGTGAAGATGCAGATTTACAGGAAGCAGCAAAACATATTATAAGCGGAGCATTTTCTTATTCGGGTCAGCGCTGTACAGCTATTAAACGTGTACTTGTACATGAAAAAGTGGCAAACGAGCTGGTCGACATCCTAAAAGAAGAAGTACATAAACTATCAGTTGGTTCTCCTGAAGATGGATGCACAATCGTTCCATTAATTGATAGTAAGGCAGCGGACTTTATTCAAATTTTAATTGCAGACGCGCTCGGAAAAGGTGCAGAAGTTGTGACTGGGAACAAGCGTGAAGGCAACCTTATCTATCCTACTCTTTTAGATGACGTGAATGATACTATGCGCGTAGCATGGGAAGAACCATTTGGTCCTGTGTTACCAATTATCCGCGTCGCTTCTGACCAAGAAGCCATTGACATCGCAAACGAATCAGAATTCGGCTTACAAGCAAGCGTTTTCACAAAAGATATTAATAAAGCCTTCTCAATTGCAAATAAAATGGAAGTCGGTTCCGTTCAAATCAACGGCCGCACAGAACGCGGCCCTGATCATTTTCCTTTTATCGGCGTAAAAGGATCCGGTATGGGCGCTCAAGGTATTCGTAAAAGTATTGAATCGATGACTCGTGAAAAAGTAACGGTATTAAACCTTCAATGA
- a CDS encoding MFS transporter: MAHTSEAANNRRVTSNIFKGSVGNLIEWYDWYVYSAFAVYFSSQFFPEGDPTSQLLNTAAIFAVGFLMRPIGSLLMGRYADRYGRRAALTLSITIMASGSLIIACTPSYGTIGLLSPIILVLARLLQGISLGGEYGTSATYLSEMASSGRRGFYSSFQYVTLVAGQLVALGVQIILQNVLSEADMISWGWRIPFVIGAIGALSVLWLRRTMDESEQFSKMDSESRENAGTIKALMKHPKAVLTVIGLTLGGTVAFYTYTTYLQKFMVNSVGLDKGVVSWINFCALLVFVVIQPIAGMLSDKIGRRPLLMSFGILGTLLTVPLFLFMKQAHNPVMAFLLMTVGLIIVTGYTSINAIVKAELFPTEIRALGVGLPYGLTVAIFGGTAEFIALWLKSIGHESIFFFYVAGCIAISFLVYWRMGESSKDSYIESELKTDDKDDNIPPNNVSF, encoded by the coding sequence ATGGCTCATACTAGTGAAGCTGCAAACAACAGGCGTGTTACAAGTAATATTTTTAAAGGATCTGTTGGAAATTTAATTGAATGGTACGATTGGTACGTTTACTCTGCTTTTGCCGTCTATTTTTCATCGCAATTTTTCCCAGAAGGCGATCCAACAAGTCAGCTGCTTAACACAGCCGCAATCTTCGCTGTTGGTTTCTTAATGCGTCCAATCGGTAGTTTGCTAATGGGACGCTATGCCGATCGATATGGTCGCCGTGCTGCGCTTACCTTATCTATTACCATCATGGCGAGCGGTTCTTTGATTATCGCTTGTACCCCTAGCTATGGCACAATAGGGTTATTATCTCCTATTATTCTAGTACTCGCACGTTTGCTTCAAGGAATCTCCTTAGGGGGAGAATACGGAACGTCTGCAACTTATCTTTCTGAAATGGCGAGCAGCGGGCGAAGAGGATTTTATTCAAGCTTTCAGTATGTAACGCTTGTTGCTGGTCAGCTGGTAGCATTAGGTGTTCAAATTATTCTGCAAAACGTTCTTAGTGAAGCAGATATGATTTCATGGGGCTGGCGTATTCCTTTTGTTATTGGAGCCATCGGCGCGCTAAGCGTTTTATGGCTGCGACGTACGATGGATGAGTCAGAGCAATTTTCTAAAATGGACTCTGAAAGCCGTGAAAATGCAGGGACTATTAAAGCACTCATGAAGCACCCTAAAGCAGTGTTGACCGTTATTGGTTTAACATTAGGAGGAACGGTTGCATTTTATACGTATACAACGTATCTACAAAAATTTATGGTAAACAGTGTAGGGCTGGATAAAGGGGTCGTAAGCTGGATTAACTTCTGTGCGCTGCTTGTATTTGTTGTCATTCAGCCAATAGCAGGGATGCTATCTGATAAAATTGGACGCAGACCTCTGTTAATGAGCTTTGGTATTTTGGGAACATTGCTGACTGTACCGCTGTTTCTTTTTATGAAACAAGCACATAACCCAGTCATGGCCTTTCTATTAATGACAGTTGGACTTATCATTGTAACAGGCTATACATCTATTAACGCTATTGTAAAAGCTGAGCTTTTTCCAACGGAAATTCGAGCTCTTGGTGTAGGATTACCGTACGGACTTACAGTTGCCATATTTGGAGGGACAGCAGAATTTATCGCCCTATGGCTAAAAAGTATTGGCCATGAATCAATTTTCTTCTTCTATGTAGCAGGGTGTATTGCCATCAGCTTTCTTGTTTATTGGCGTATGGGAGAATCCTCTAAAGATTCATACATAGAGTCCGAGTTGAAAACAGATGACAAAGACGACAACATCCCGCCAAATAATGTGAGTTTTTAA
- a CDS encoding SDR family NAD(P)-dependent oxidoreductase, which translates to MKYTVITGASSGIGYETALAFAKRGKNLILAARREDKLEELKTEITSNHQNVDVVIKSVDLSTAENAHEFYKSLQGYELETFINNAGFGDFSLIADQDLNKVEKMLHLNIEALTILSSLFVKDYENVEGTQLINISSRAGYNVVATSITYSATKFYVSAFTEGIAQELKTKGAKMQAKVLAPAATETEFAQRSFGTDSFEYKGKVAKYHTSKEMAEFLLALYDSDKTVGLIEEGTREFSLKDPIFPYSEPTTK; encoded by the coding sequence ATGAAATATACAGTCATCACCGGAGCAAGTTCAGGAATTGGATATGAAACGGCTCTCGCGTTTGCAAAGCGTGGCAAAAACCTTATCTTAGCTGCTCGCCGAGAAGATAAATTAGAAGAGTTAAAAACTGAAATTACAAGTAACCATCAGAACGTCGACGTTGTTATTAAATCTGTTGATTTATCAACTGCAGAAAACGCGCATGAGTTTTATAAGTCGTTGCAAGGTTATGAACTAGAAACGTTTATTAACAACGCAGGCTTTGGAGATTTTAGTTTGATTGCAGATCAAGATTTAAATAAAGTGGAGAAAATGCTTCATTTAAATATCGAGGCATTAACCATTCTTTCATCTTTATTTGTAAAAGATTATGAAAACGTTGAAGGCACACAGCTTATCAATATTTCTTCAAGAGCAGGCTATAACGTAGTAGCTACTTCCATTACGTATTCCGCCACAAAATTTTATGTAAGTGCATTTACAGAAGGCATAGCTCAGGAACTAAAAACAAAAGGAGCTAAAATGCAGGCAAAAGTATTAGCCCCTGCTGCTACGGAAACAGAATTTGCTCAGCGCTCGTTTGGTACAGACAGCTTTGAGTATAAGGGGAAAGTTGCTAAGTATCACACGTCAAAAGAAATGGCTGAATTTCTGTTAGCCCTCTACGATAGCGATAAAACAGTGGGTCTTATCGAAGAAGGCACGCGTGAGTTTAGCTTAAAAGACCCTATCTTTCCTTATTCTGAACCAACTACAAAATAA
- a CDS encoding iron-containing alcohol dehydrogenase gives MQKLYQFQTANHLIAGPNSIEKVGEYLSLLGTEVKSALIITQPSMKRLGFVEKLIHQLSDKGVSAYVNIDVLPEPTVENIEEVFQAISKEQYDVLIGFGGGSVLDATKILSVLQTNNQSIRELLGTDLVKNPGTPTILIPTTSGTGSEVTPNAIVTLPDEELKIGIVSKYLLPKLVVLDPVLTLSLPRPITAATGMDAFTHSLESFISNKSNLISDMVALESIRLISSSIIEAYQNGNSVEAREKMLVGSMYGGMALTSAGTAAVHALAYPLGGKFKIPHGVANSMLLPHVMEFNMDAIEDRLFLVAEPMGIKIEGFSKTEVAQKVVNRIVEWTNVLEIPQNLKEYGVKEEDVPELALSASKVTRLLNNNPKEVSLKDMEGIYRKLLV, from the coding sequence ATGCAAAAGCTTTATCAATTTCAAACAGCAAATCATCTTATCGCAGGACCAAATTCAATTGAAAAAGTAGGAGAATACCTTTCTCTATTAGGTACAGAAGTCAAGTCAGCCTTAATTATTACTCAACCATCGATGAAAAGGTTAGGTTTTGTCGAGAAGCTTATTCATCAGTTATCTGACAAAGGCGTATCAGCCTATGTGAATATTGATGTTCTTCCAGAGCCAACGGTTGAAAACATTGAAGAAGTTTTTCAAGCCATTAGCAAAGAACAGTATGATGTATTAATTGGATTTGGTGGAGGAAGCGTGCTGGATGCAACAAAAATTCTTTCAGTCTTACAAACAAATAACCAATCTATCCGTGAACTATTAGGTACAGATTTAGTTAAAAACCCAGGTACACCAACTATCTTAATTCCAACTACTTCAGGAACAGGTTCGGAAGTAACGCCTAATGCGATTGTTACACTGCCCGATGAAGAATTGAAGATTGGAATCGTAAGTAAGTATTTACTGCCTAAATTAGTGGTACTCGATCCAGTTCTAACATTAAGTTTACCAAGACCTATCACAGCTGCAACCGGGATGGATGCATTTACTCACTCATTAGAATCATTTATTTCAAATAAATCAAATTTAATAAGCGATATGGTTGCATTAGAATCAATTCGTCTCATCTCGTCTAGTATTATAGAAGCTTATCAAAATGGGAATTCGGTCGAGGCGAGAGAAAAAATGCTTGTAGGTTCTATGTACGGCGGAATGGCTTTAACAAGTGCAGGTACTGCTGCGGTTCATGCATTAGCATATCCGCTAGGCGGAAAATTTAAAATTCCTCACGGTGTAGCTAATTCGATGCTTTTACCTCATGTGATGGAGTTTAACATGGATGCCATTGAAGATCGGTTGTTCCTCGTAGCTGAGCCTATGGGAATTAAAATAGAGGGTTTTTCAAAGACGGAAGTAGCTCAAAAAGTAGTAAATCGTATTGTAGAGTGGACAAACGTTTTAGAAATCCCACAAAATCTAAAAGAATATGGAGTAAAGGAAGAAGATGTTCCAGAGCTAGCTCTTTCCGCTTCAAAAGTAACGCGATTATTAAATAATAATCCTAAAGAAGTAAGTTTGAAAGATATGGAAGGAATTTACCGTAAATTACTTGTTTAA
- a CDS encoding aspartyl-phosphate phosphatase Spo0E family protein, whose protein sequence is MCFKCRLLLIKIEFIRKMMMMIALEEGFTSSNTIKISQDLDVLLNRFEATC, encoded by the coding sequence ATGTGTTTCAAATGTAGGCTACTGCTGATAAAGATAGAATTTATACGAAAAATGATGATGATGATTGCCCTAGAAGAAGGGTTTACAAGTAGTAATACGATTAAAATCAGTCAGGATCTAGATGTATTGTTAAATCGGTTTGAAGCTACTTGTTAA
- a CDS encoding extracellular catalytic domain type 1 short-chain-length polyhydroxyalkanoate depolymerase, giving the protein MNTLCSFFMNPVLSASTFLIELQSAFFRPIWKEYNYDDYFTYKVYVPSTYTGLSKVPLIVMLHGCQQDADDFAAGTEMNKLAEEKGFIVLYPQMNYFANSNGCWNWFYEYNQFRGNGEPDIIKDMIDHITTKYAIDSTNIYLAGMSAGGFMANVMAIAYPDIFKAVGIHSAGSNAYAVDLITAGEVMLYGSLNPEFDGDEAYKKMGPYARPVPIITFHGQSDTTVNPINASTLIQQWIYTYKHFGIDLHENAASYTSRENENHYSYITYDYVDAENKIWMKKIMVEDMGHAWSGGNDNGSDTDSKGPNASKMMWDFFEAQND; this is encoded by the coding sequence GTGAATACTTTATGTTCCTTTTTTATGAATCCAGTTTTAAGCGCTTCAACTTTTTTAATAGAATTACAGAGTGCGTTCTTTCGCCCTATTTGGAAAGAGTATAATTATGATGATTACTTTACCTACAAGGTATATGTTCCAAGTACATATACTGGGTTAAGTAAAGTACCATTAATCGTTATGCTTCATGGATGTCAACAAGACGCAGATGATTTTGCTGCGGGTACGGAAATGAATAAGCTAGCGGAAGAAAAAGGTTTTATTGTTCTCTATCCCCAAATGAATTACTTTGCTAATTCCAACGGGTGCTGGAATTGGTTTTATGAGTATAACCAGTTTCGCGGTAATGGAGAGCCAGACATAATAAAAGATATGATTGATCACATAACCACTAAATATGCGATTGATTCTACTAATATCTACCTTGCTGGCATGTCAGCTGGAGGCTTTATGGCGAATGTGATGGCTATTGCTTATCCTGATATATTTAAAGCGGTAGGCATTCATTCAGCAGGCAGTAATGCGTATGCTGTAGACCTCATAACAGCCGGAGAAGTTATGCTATATGGATCTCTAAATCCTGAATTTGACGGTGATGAAGCTTATAAGAAAATGGGACCTTACGCACGGCCTGTTCCCATCATTACGTTTCATGGCCAATCAGATACAACAGTTAATCCAATTAATGCGTCTACATTAATTCAGCAGTGGATTTATACATATAAGCATTTCGGTATCGACCTACATGAAAATGCTGCTTCTTACACTTCAAGGGAAAACGAAAATCATTATAGTTACATAACTTATGACTACGTAGATGCAGAAAATAAAATCTGGATGAAAAAAATTATGGTAGAGGATATGGGGCATGCATGGTCAGGTGGAAATGACAATGGATCAGATACTGATTCAAAAGGTCCTAATGCTTCAAAAATGATGTGGGATTTTTTTGAGGCACAGAATGATTAA
- the dapA gene encoding 4-hydroxy-tetrahydrodipicolinate synthase — MELKGIIPALLTPLTKEQKINEPVLRQLTSHLIESGVHGIFALGTNGEFHLFTKEEKLKIAQVIIDEVKGRIPVIVGTGGNSTEEVIELSKQMENLGANALSVITPYFVTPTQEEVIVHFQQIAEETSLPVLLYNIPSKTGMSLEPDTVAKLADVPNIVGIKDSSGSFENIKNYIHVTKDKDFSVFAGTDSLILKTLEAGGVGAVAATANMVPDIVVSIYTSWLKGFNNEAEEAQKKLQPLRDTFQYGTLPSALKKAVELYGIPVGPPKLPVSELSGEGLEKVKEMVAGYKKQNAL, encoded by the coding sequence ATGGAGTTAAAAGGAATTATTCCAGCGTTATTAACGCCTTTAACAAAAGAGCAGAAAATAAACGAACCGGTACTGCGTCAATTAACTAGTCATCTTATTGAATCAGGTGTCCATGGCATTTTTGCTTTAGGAACAAATGGTGAATTTCATCTCTTCACAAAAGAAGAGAAATTAAAAATTGCTCAAGTGATCATTGATGAGGTCAAAGGAAGAATCCCCGTAATTGTTGGTACGGGAGGGAACAGTACAGAAGAAGTTATTGAATTATCAAAGCAGATGGAAAACCTTGGAGCAAATGCTCTTTCTGTTATTACTCCTTACTTTGTTACACCAACTCAAGAAGAAGTGATCGTTCATTTTCAGCAAATAGCAGAAGAAACATCATTACCAGTTCTTTTATACAATATCCCTTCAAAAACGGGAATGAGCTTAGAGCCCGATACTGTCGCCAAGCTAGCGGACGTTCCTAATATAGTAGGAATTAAAGATAGCAGCGGCAGCTTCGAAAATATCAAAAACTATATTCATGTAACAAAAGACAAAGACTTTTCCGTGTTTGCGGGAACGGATTCTTTAATACTAAAGACCTTAGAAGCAGGAGGAGTAGGAGCAGTTGCTGCAACTGCAAATATGGTCCCTGATATTGTCGTATCTATTTACACCAGCTGGTTAAAGGGATTTAATAACGAAGCGGAAGAAGCTCAAAAAAAATTACAGCCTCTTCGAGACACATTCCAATACGGTACGCTTCCATCGGCTTTGAAAAAAGCTGTAGAACTATATGGAATTCCGGTAGGCCCTCCTAAACTGCCAGTCTCTGAACTATCAGGAGAGGGACTTGAAAAGGTAAAAGAAATGGTTGCGGGCTATAAAAAACAGAATGCACTTTAA